DNA sequence from the Halobacterium sp. DL1 genome:
ATGGGACCGGCGTCGATGTCGTCCTCGCGGACGCTGCCGTCGTCGGCGACGGCGTTCGTCACGACGTGGACGGTGCAGCCAGTCACCGAGACCTCGGCATCGAGTACCTGCTCGTGGGCGTCTGCGCCGGGGAACGACGGGAGGAGACTCGGGTGGACGTTGAGGGTGAGCGGGACCGAGTCGAGGAACGTCTCGGAGAGCACGCGCATGTAGCCGTCGAGGCAGACGAGGTCGACGTCGTACTCCGAGAGCGCGTCGACGACGCGCTGCTCGTGGTCTCGCCGGCTCTCGTCGTCGCTTCGTTCGACGACCTCGGTCGGAATCCCGCGTTCTGCGGCGGCGTCGATGACGGGCGCGTCCGCGTGGTTCGAGAGCACGACGGCGAGTTCGGCGCCGCCCGGTCCGACGTCGTCGACGTGCAGGAGGTTCCGGCCGCGGTTGCTGGCGAGCCCAGCGATTCGTGTCATGTCTACACGAGCGGCCGCGACCTGCAAAGTGGTTGCGGTTCGTTCACGGGAAGTATACACAACCTCGTACAGGCTGGGCGATATAGTTCCGATTGGGCCGCTCTGTTACACACGTCCGTGCCTTTCGGCGACCGGCAGGCTTTTGGAGCGAGCGCGGCGATTCGGAGCCATGACCGACGACCACGCTCTGTACGCGGTGACGCCGCTCGACGGCCGCTACGCCGGCCGCACCGCGCCGCTCGCGGAGTACGCCAGCGAGGCGGCGCTGATGCGGGCCCGGGTTCGCGTCGAGGTCGAGTACTTGCTCGCGCTCGCCGACCTCGACCCGGTGTCGCTGGACCTCGCGGACGACGAGCGGGCCGACCTCCGGGCCGCCTACGAGGAGTTCGACTCAGCGGACGCACGGGTCGTCAAGCAGATCGAGACCGAGGGCGCCCTCGGCTACGACGCCACGAACCACGACGTGAAGGCCGTCGAGTACTTCGTCCGGGAGTCCGCGCCCGAACGCGCCCACTCCTGGATCCACTTCGCGCTCACCAGCGAGGACGTCAACAATCTCGCCCACCGCCTGCTCGCCAGGCCCGCGGTCGAGGACGTGCTCGTCCCCGAACTCCGCGAGGTGCGGGACGCGCTCGTCGAGTTCGCCTACGACTACGCCGACCTCCCGATGCTCGCGCGTACCCACGGCCAGCCGGCGACGCCGACGACGTTCGGCAAGGAGATGGCCGTCTACGCCGCCCGGCTCGGTCGCGCTATCGGTCGCGTCGAGGCCGCCAGCGACGACCTCGCCGGGAAACTCGCCGGCGCGTCCGGCACGTGGGCCGCCCACCACGCCGCCTTCCCGGACGTCGACTGGCGGGCGTTCTCCCGCGAGTTCGTCGAGGGCCTCGACCTCGACTACGTCGAACCCACGACGCAGGTCAACCCCTGCGACGACCTCGCGGCGCTGTTCGACGCGCTCCGCGGCGCGAACAACGCGCTGCTCGACCTCTCGCGGGACGTCTGGCTCTACGTCTCCCAGCGCTACCTCGGCCAGGAGGCCGCCAAGAGCGAGACCGGCTCCTCGACGATGCCCCACAAGGTCAACCCCATCGACTTCGAGAACGCGGAGGGGAACCTCTCGAAGGCCAACGCGGACCTCACCTTCCTCGCCGACTACCTCACCACCAGCCGCCTCCAGCGGGACCTCTCGGACTCCACCGTGAAGCGAAATATTGGCGGGGCGTTCGCCTACTGCCTGCTCGCGTACGGGAAACTCGGCGACGGCCTGGCGAAGGTAGCACCCAACGAGGCCGTCATGCGCGAGGACCTGCGAGCCAACCCCGAAGTCATCGGGGAGGCCGTCCAGACCATCCTCCGCCGCGAGGGCCACGGCGACGCCTACGAGCGCGTGAAGGACCTCACGCGCGGCGAACGGGTCGAACTCGAGGACTTCCACGACCTCTTCGCCACGCTAGACGTCGACGAGGACGTCCGCGAGGAACTGCTCGCGCTCACGCCAGAGTCGTACACGGGCGTCGGTGCCGACGTGGCTCGCGACGCCTGACGCGAGAAGATTTTTACCGGGCCGCGCCGCACCTGCGACCATGTCCCCCCAAGAGAACGGCTGCCCGAAGTGCGGTCACGACGAGGTCGACGTCGGCAACATCTCCACGACTGGCTCCGGTCTCTCGAAAATGTTCGACGTCCAGACCAACAAGTTCCGGACGGTCACCTGCACGAGCTGCGGCTACACGGAACTGTACAAGGACGTCGGCTCCCGCGGCGGCGACATCGCGGACATCTTCTTCGGCTGACTCAGACGAGCGAGCCGACCGCTTCGGTGAGAATCTCCGCCGCCCGCCGGACGTCCGAGCGGCGCACGTACTCCCGCTGTGCGTGGGCCACGGGGCCGTCGTCGTCCGCGAGCACGCCCGGGCCGAAGACCACCGTCGGCGCCTCGGCCGCGAAGTAGGAGGCTTCCGTCGCGGCACCGAACGGCCGCGGGTCGCCCGCGCCCGCCGCCACCATCGCACGGACGACGTCGGCGTCGTCGGGCGTGTCGAACGCCTCGAGGAACGGCGTGTCCCGGTCGACCGGGTGGACGTCCGCGCCGACAGACTCGTCGACGGCGTCGCGGACGTGCGCCTCGAAGCCGGCGAAGAACTCCTCCTGGCTCTCCGGCGGGACGGTCCGGCGGTCGACGACGAGTTCGCTGCGGTCCGGGACGCGGTTGGCCGCGTCACCCCCCGAGACGACTGTCGGCGTGAGCGTCGGCGGACCGAGTTCGGGGTGCTCGTCCGGTCCTCGCTCGGCGTCGAACGTCCGAATCGCTGCGAGCGTACTCTCGAGGGCGGCGACGGCGTTCACCCCCTCGTCGGGGCTCGCGGCGTGCGCACCCATCCCGGTGAGTTCGACCGTCCCCTGGAACCGGCCGCGGGCGCTCGTGCACGCCGCGAGGTCCGTTGGTTCGCCCACGATGTAGGCGTCCGCGTCGAGGTCCAGTGCGTGCGCACCGTTCGAGTCCGTCTCCTCGTCGGGCGTAATCGCGAGGGTCACCCGGCCCTCGGTCGGGTCGACGGCGAGGAACGCGGCGAGCAGCGCTGCAAGCGGTCCCTTCGCGTCGCAGGCGCCGCGCCCACGGACCACGTCACCCTCCCGCGAGAACCCGACGTGAGGCGGCACCGTGTCGATGTGGGTGTTGAGGACGACGTGGGGGTGGCCGCTCTCGCGCGACGCGAGCACGTTCCCGCCGTCGTCCACGTCCGGGTCCTGACCGTGATCGCGTAGCGTCTCACAGAGGAGTTCCCGCATCTCCGTCACGTCCTCGTGTGACGGCGTCTGTACTGCCGTCTCGTGGAACGAGAGCGGGTCGAACTCAGACATCGAGGGAGCGCGCGGGGACGGCCTCGGCTTCGCCGCCTTCCTCCTGCTCGGTCGCCCCGCGGAGCGTCGCACGGCCCCCCGAGAGGTCGACGTGCAGTTCGCCGCCCGGCGGCCGGACCCGGACCTGTTCGCCGCTGCGGCCGGCGCGATGGGCGACGGCCGCGATGGCGACGGCACCCGTCCCGCAGGACTGCGTCTCGCCCTCGACGCCGCGCTCGAACGTTCGCTGGCGGAACTCTCCGTCGCCGTCCGGCGACGCGAACGTCACGTTCGCGCCCTCCGGGAACGCTTCGTGGCTGCGGATGGCGGGCGCGTCCGCCTCGACGTCCACGTCGTCGACGTCGTCGACGAACGCGACGGCGTGGGGTACGCCCGTGTGCACCGCGGTGACGTCGTACCCCGCCAGGGACTCTTCGACCATCGGATCGTCCCGGAGCACCGGGACCTCGGCCGGATCGAACCGCGGCGTCCCCATCTCCACGGTGACCGTCTCGCCGTCGACGTCCGCGCGCCGGGTGCCGGCCTGCGTGTCCAGCATGACCGAGTCGGCGCCGGTGCGCTCGGCGACCCAGCGGGCCGCACAGCGCGCGCCGTTCCCGCACATGTCCGCCGTCGAGGCGTCCGGCTGGAACAGCGTCATCACTGCGCGCGGCGGTGTGTAGGCGTCTTCGAGCGCGAGGAATAGGACGCCGTCGACGCCCAGGCGGTCACAGAGCGCCTGGGCGAACGCCCCCCGGTCGGGGACGTGTTCGGTCGCGTCGACGATTGCGAAGTCGTTGCCGGTGCCGTGGTATCGGTCGTAGGGAATCATCGTTCTGGGGCGGTGAGGGTGGGGAGTTCGTCGCGTACGCGGACGAGTCGGTCGTCGCCGCCCTCGACGGCGACCACCGCGGGGCGGGGTCGGGAGTTGTACTGGGAGGCCATCTCGATGCCGTAGGCGCCCGCGTTGCCGACCGCGAGCAGGTCGCTGCGCTCCGGGCGCGGGAGCCGCCGGTCCTCAGCGAGGACGTCCGTGCTCTCGCAGATTGGGCCGACGACGCTCACCAAGTCCTCGTCGCGCTCGGCCGCGTCGGCCGCCAGCGACTGGACCTCGTGGTGGGCGCCGTAGAGCGCCGGCCGCAGGAGCGTCGTCATCCCGGCGTCGACACCAGCGAGCGTCGCGTCGTCGGTCGACTTGACGGTGTTCACCTCGGTCAGCAGGACGCCCGCGTCCGCGACGAGGTAGCGGCCCGGTTCGACGACGAGTTCTGCGTCGACGTCGGCGAGCACGTCGCGGGTCGTCGCCGCGACGGCTTCGAGGTCGAGCGGTTCCTCGTCGGGGTGGTACGGAACGCCGAAGCCACCGCCGACGTCGACGAACGAGAGGTCGACGGGCGACTCCCGGGCCACCGTGGCGAGTCGCTCGACGACTTCGCGGTGCGATTCGACGTCGGCGTCGTCGAGCATTCCGCTGCCGACGTGGGCGTGGATGCCGACCACGTCGAACCCGCGGTCGGCGGCCTCGCCGAGGACGTCGGGGGCCTCGTCGTGGGGGACGCCGAACTTCGCGTCCGCGCCGGTCGCCACGTCGTCGCTGTGGCCCGCGCCGACGCCGGGGTGGACACGGAGCGCGAGGCGGCCGGCGAAGCCGCGCTCGGCGAGTCGGTCGATGGTGTCGCGTGCGCCCACGACGAACGTCGACTCGGGCGCCGCGTCGAGCACGTAGTCGAGGTCCTGGGCCGGCGGGTTGACCGCGGTGTAATGTATCTCGCGGGGCTCGTAGCCCGCCTCCAGGGCCCGGAACACTTCGCCGGCGGCGGCGCACTCCGCGCTCGCGCCGGCCTGGCGGAGCGTCCGGAGGACCGCGCCACCGGCGTTCGCCTTCACCGCGTAGTGGACGTCGGCCTCGGGGAACGCGGCGGCGACGCGCTCGTAGTTCTGTCGGGTGCGGTCGAGGTCCTGCACGTACAGCGGCGTCCCGTACTCCTCGGCCAGGCCGCGGAGCTCCGGGGCCGACCAGTCGGCGAGCCGTCGTACGGCAGGATTCGGTGTCACGACCTGAGTACCTCCTCTCGCTGCGTGGCGTCCAGTGTCTTCGCTTCGAGGTCCAGCGCTACCACCGCGGGCTTGTACGCGCCGCCCTCGAAGAGGTCGTGTTCGCCGACGCTCGACTCGACGAACCGCGTGAACGCCCGGCGCTCGGGCGGCAGTTCGCCGTAGAGTATCTCCTCCTCGACGAGGTCGTAGACGGGGATGCGCGGCGTCAGCAGCGTGTTCTCACCGACCACGGAGTCGTGGCCGACGACGAAGCCCGAGGTGACTCGGCAGCCGGCGCCGAGCGAGACGTCGTCCTCCACGACGACGGGCGCGTCCTCGACTGGTTCGAGCACGCCGCCGATGAGCGTGTTCGCGCCGAGCTTCACGTCCTCGCCGATCTGCGCACAGGAGCCGACGGTGTCACAGGAGTCGACGAGCGTGCCGTCGCCGACGTGCGCGCCGACGTTGACGAACGCCGGGGACATCACGATGCAGTCTGAGCCGACGTGTGCGCCCCGGCGGAGGACGGTGCCGTCGGGCGTGTTCCGCGTGCCGCGCTCGAAGAGGTCGTCCGTGCGGCGCAGCGGCAGCACGTCGTGGTACGTCACGTCGCCGTACTCTCGGGGTTGGGTCTCGCGGAGCGCGAAGTTCAGGAGCACCCCGCGCTTCACCCACTCGACGGCGCTCCACTCCCCGTTCTCCTTCCGCGCGGCGCGCACTTCGCCGGCTTCGAGCGCGTCGAGGAAGGCGTCCAGCGTGTCGGCGTCGTCGGCCGTCGCGGTGTCGGCGTCCACGCCGCCGTCCTCGTGTCGCTGCCAGAGGTCGCGTACGTCGTCTTCGAGACTCATAGTTCGGACGCCACCTCCTCGAAGCGGTAGAAGCCAGCGGGCTGGTCGGCCAGCCACTCGGCGGCGTCGAGGGCGCCCGCCGCGAACACACGCCGACTCCCGGCACGGTGGGTCAGTTCGAGGACCTCGTTGTTGCCGGCGAGCAGTGCCTCGTGCTCCCCGGTCACGTTGCCCGCTCGGCGTGCGTGGACGCCGATTTCGCCCTCCTCGCGGGGCTGGTCGCCGACGCGGCCGTGGACGCGTTCGCTCGCCCCACGCGTCTCGTCTATCCTGTTCAACAGCACGTTCGCCGTGCCGCTGGGCGCGTCGCGCTTCCCGTTGTGGTGGGTCTCGGTGACCTCCACGTCGTACTCGGGAAGCGCGGACACTGCGGCCTCCACGGCGTCCAGTAGCGCCTGGACGCCACGGGAGAAGTTCGCGCCGAGGAGGACGGGGACGTCCTCGCCGGCGTCTCGGAGCGCCGCTCGCTGGTCTTCGTCGAAGCCGGTCGTCCCGACGACCGCCGGGACGCCGGCGTCTGCTGCTGCGGTCACGTGCGCCACGCTCGCGTCCGGCACGGTAAAGTCTACGACCGCGTCAGGATTCCCCGAGACCAGCAGTTCGGGGAACTCCTCGGCCGCGTCCAGGTCGCCGGTGGGGTCGCGGGACGCCGCGAACGCCACCTCGTCGCCGCGCTCCGCTGCGACCTCGCGGACGGTCCGTCCCATCCGGCCGGTCGCTCCAGTGACGCCGACTCTCATACCGACAGTTCCCGTTCTTCGAGTTCCTCGAGCGCCTCTCGGAGCGGGTCCCAGTGTTGTTCTGAGAGCTGGGTGAGCGGCGAGCGGTAGTTCGCCGGACCGTGGCCGCGGAGCTCCTGGGCGGCCTTCACCGGAATCGGGTTCGACTCGGCGAACAGCGCGCGGTTCAACGGTTCGAGTTCCTGGTGGCGCCGCCGGGCAGTCTCGTAGTCGCCGTCGAGCGCCGAGTGGACGAGGTCGCCGACGCGCTCGGGTTCGACGTTCGCGGTGACGCTGATTGCGCCCCGCCCGCCGACCGAGGCGATGGGGAGCGTCAGGCCGTCGTCGCCGGAGAGCACCGAGAACTCCTCGTCGGTGGTGCGCTCGACGATCTGGCTGACGCGGCCCACGTCGCCGCTGGCGGCCTTGTAGCCGACGACGTTCTCGTGGCTCGCGAGCTCGACCGCCGAGTCCACCTCGATGGTGCGGCCCGTCCGGGACGGGACGTTGTAGAGTATCTGGGGGACGTCGACGCGGTCGGCTATCTCGCGGTAGTGGGCGACCATCCCTTCGGGTTCGGGTCGGTTGTAGTACGGCGAGATGAGCAGGAGCGCGTCGGCGCCGGCGTCGACGGAGCGGCCGGCGAGGCCGACCGCCTCGTGGGTCGAGTTGCTGCCCGCGCCGGCGATGACCGGCACGTCGCCGTCCGCGGCGTCGGCCACGGCCTCGACCACTTCGACGTGTTCGTCGTGGGTGAGGGTGGCGCTCTCGCCGGTGGTGCCGACGGGGACGAGGCCGTCGACGCCACCGTCGACGAGGCGGCGGGTGTGGTCGCGGAGTCGGTCGAAATCGATGCTTCCGTCGTCGGTGAGCGGCGTCGTCATCGCGGGGAAGACGCCGTCGAGGGGTGTCGTGAGTTCCATCTGAGTTCTGTGGGTGTCGGTGAGCGGGCCGTACTGCCAACGGCGGCCCGACACGGGTGCGCTATGCCCGCGTCGAACCTAGTGGTCGGCTGTGCGGCGTTTACCCGAGAAGGAGACGGCGCTCCCGGCGGCGACGGACGGAGCGGTGGAAGCGCCAATCATATCTCCGACTGGGAGCCACAGGGGTAAAATCCTGTCGTCACGGTCATCGTCTGCCGCCGCCAGCGCCGACTGCTCGCCATCGGGGGTTTTTTGCCCCGTCTGGACGGAGTATCTCTGGATGCTCGTCCTCGGCGACGCCCACGCGGAGACGCCCGACCGACGGCAGTCGCTGTTCGCCGCCTACCGGGCGGCGGACGCCGACGTGGCGCTCCAGGCCGGGGACCTGATGTACTACGACCTGCCGATTCCCACCTACTTCATCGGCGGCAACAACGAGGACTTCGACGTCGTGGAGGCGCTCCGACACGGCCGCATCGAGAGCGACGACGTGTCGAACGCCGTCCTCCTCCACAGCACCGTCGAGACCGTCGACGGGCTCCGGGTCGCCGGCCTCTCGGGGAACTACGCGCCGACGCAGTTCGAGAAGGACCGGACGATGCTGCGCGGGGACCGCCGCCGCCACTTCGTCCGCAACGACGTCGAACGCGCGAAGGAACTCGAAGACGTCGACGTGTTCCTCGCCCACGAAGCGCCTCACGGCCTCCCGGTCACGGAGGAGTACGACGTCGGTTGCAAGTACATCGACGAACTGCTGGACGCCCTCGACCCCGACCTCTGTCTCGTCGGCCACCACCACGAGCACGCGGAGTCCACGTACGGCGACACCCGCGTCATCTCGCTGGCGCCCGCCTGGAACTCCTACTACCGCCTCGACCCCGACACGCTCTCCGTCTCCAGACACGACACGCCGTCGGCGTGACTGTCGCGTACTTTCATTACGGGTCGAACCCGAAGTGCCAGTATGGCTCCGATTCAGGACGCACAGCGCGTCGCGGTTCTCGCAGACTCCCAGAACCTCTATCACTCCGCCCAGAGCGTCTACTCCCGGAACATCGACTACGGCTCGCTCCTGCAGAAGGCCGTGCAGGGCCGCCAGCTCACCCGCGCCATCGCCTACGTCATCCGCGCGCAGGCCGAGGACGAGGACAGCTTCTTCGAGGCGCTGCAGGAGATCGGCTACGAGACGAAGATCAAGGACATCAAGACGTTCGGTGACGGCTCGAAGAAGGCCGACTGGGACGTCGGGATGAGTCTCGACGCCGTCTCCCTGGCCGACCACGTCGACACGGTCGTCCTCTGTACGGGCGACGGCGACTTCTCGCGGCTCTGCACCCACCTCCGCCACGAAGGCGTCCGCGTCGAGGCGATGGCGTTCGCCGAGTCGGCGGCCGACGAACTGATCGAAGTCGCGGACTCATTTGTCGACCTCAGCGAGCGAGAAGAGACGTTCCTGCTCTAGACCATTCGGCCGTCCGAACCGGTACTCCCCATCAGCAGGGACCCGGCTGCCAGTCCGCTCGTCGCAAGCCCGGAGATTGCGAGTAGGGTCACCGTCGCGTTCGGATTGAGCCCGGAGTAGAACAGTAGCGCGGCGCTAACCAGCAGTAGGACGCCCGCAATCCCGATTTTCGTAGTGTCGCTCATGGACCTGCTTTGCAGCCGATAGTACATAAGCCCATCCAAATCGTCGACCCGAAGCGGCTTTACGCGCGGGTAGCCGACCAAAACCCATGCAGGACGCGGACGTCGAGTCGCTCCGCACGGTCGCGAACTACCAGTTTGGCGCTGGTGCCGGAGCCGCGCTCTTCCCCGAGGACGGGCGCCTCGAGGTGCGGCGCTCGAGCACCGGTCGGCCACAGCAGGTCGCCCGCGGCGACGGAAGCAGACTCGTCTCGGTCGGTCTCGACGGTCGGTTCACGCTCGGCACCGCGGGCGGCCAGCGCCTCGTCGACGCGCTCGCCCACCCGGTCGCTCGCGTGGTCGTGGGCGACGACAGCGAGCCGTTCGTCCGCGAGGGGAAGAACGTGTTCGCGAAGTTCGTCCAGGCGGTCGACCCGGCGGTGCGGGCTGACGACGAGGTGGCTGTCGTCCACGAATCTGGTAGGTTACTGGCGGTGGGACGCGCCGAACTCGACGCGCAGTCGATGCTCGACTTCCGAACGGGGATGGCGGTGATGGTGCGGTCCGGCGTAGACCCGGAGTAGTACTCGGCCGACCGTGGCGACTCGTGGTCGAGCGACCACCCGCGTCGCGGCGGACGGTTCGCCATTCTTTTCTTCTCGCGACGCGACCGTTCGCGTATGTTTGGCGGAGGCGGCATGAACCCACGGAAGATGAAACAGATGATGGAACAGATGGGGATCGACGTCGACGAGATCGACGCCACGGAGGTCGTCATCAAGCGCGCGGACGGAACCGAGATCGTGTTCTCGGATCCCGACGTGACGAAGATGGACGCCCGCGGCCAGGAGACCTACCAGATCATCGGCGAACCCAGCGAGCGGGAGGGCGCCGCCGACGCGGCCGAACTCGAGTCCGGCGACGAGGACGCCAGTGAGGACGACGCGGGGATTCCGCAGGGCGACGTCGACATCGTCTCCCAGCGCACGGGCGCCAGCGAGGACGAGGCCCGTGAGGCACTGGAGGCCACCGACGGCGACCTCGCGGCGGCCATCGACCGGCTGGAGTGATACTGCTCGTCCGCGGTGACCGGGAGTTCCTCGTTGCACCGGGAGAGGAGCTACACACCGACCTCGGCGTCGTCGAGGTGCCCGAGAACCCGGCGTCTGGAGACACCGTCGAGTCGCATCTCGGCGAACCGTTTACCGTCCGGAAGCTGCGCGGTCCGGACCTGTTCAACCACCTCGAACGCACCGGTGCGCCGATGATGCCCAAAGACATCGGGCTGGTCGTCGGCCACACCGGCGCGGCCGCGGGGGACCGCGTGCTCGACGCCGGAACGGGGACTGGCGTGCTCGCGGCGTACCTCGGCCGACTCGGCGCGGACGTGGTGACCTACGAGCAGAAGGCGGAGTTCGCCGACGTCGCTCGCGAGAACATGGAACTCGCGGAGGTCGCCGACACCGTCGACGTGCGGACCGGCGACGTCACAGAGCACCTCGATGACCTCGCCGGATTCGACCTCCTCACCCTCGACACGCAGAACGCCCCGGAGGTCGTCGCGAGCGCACCGGCCCTGCTCGTCTCCGGCGGCTACGTCGCCGCCTACTCACCGTTCGTCGAGAACGCCCGCGAGACGGAACTGGCCGCGCGGGAGGCCGGCCTCGCGGACGTCGAGACGCTGGAGACCATCCAGCGCCGGATGGACGTCGACGACCGTGGGTCCCGACCCTCGACGGCCGGCGTCGGCCACACCGGCTACCTGCTGTTCGCGCGGAAGCCCTGAGCTGTCCGGCGGCTCGTCTCCCTGGGTGGCTCGCCGCCTCGCCGCATCCACCACCCCGCTTCTTCTCAGTCCATGGCCGTCGCTGGTCGCGTTCTCGTAGAAAAGGATTCGCGCTGGCGGCCTAGTTGTCGTCTTCGCGCCAGCGGTGCTCGCACTCCGTACAGATGAAGAAGCGCGTCTCGGACTCGTCGGCCGAGCGGATCTGCTGCATGTACCAGTGGGCCTTGTCGTTCTCGCAGCTCGGACAGACGACCGTCGTCTTCGGGAGTCCCTTGTCCTGGGCGTCGCTGACGTCGACGATCTCGGTCTCCTCCTGGCCCTCGGTGATGACGTAGGAGGCGTCGGGGTCCTTCGCCTGCTTGTTCGCGCAGCTGCCGCAGACCCACAGCCCGTCGTCGGCCTTCATCATCGAGCCGCACTCGTCGCAGAATTCCATGCCCCGGACTTTCTCGTCCCCGCAGTTAAGCGCCGTGTTTCACCCTTCGCCCTCGGACTGGCCGGGTTCGCCGACGGCCTCGGTCGGGAGGTTGCTGTATATCTCGGATTCGAGGTCGTCCCGGCTCTCGAAGACGTCCTCCGTGGAGCGTTCGAGCACGTCGACGAACCGCTCCTCGCCGTCCGCGTACCGCAGTACCACGTCGTCGAGTGCGGTCGCGGCGTCCTCGTGGCTCGCCGGGTACGAGAGCACGTCGAGTTCGCTGGACAGGTGGTTGAGTTTGACCTCGCGCATAGACAACTAGTAGCACGCCCGACTTCCTAACTGTTTCCCGGTCAGCGTGGCCGAACCCCGAACGGTAAACCGGGGCGGAGTCGTAGGCCCTGTCGATGGCCCTGTTCGACACGGACCGACGCGTGCTGGTGCTGGCGCTGGCCCGGATGGCCGACGCCGTCGGCAACTCGTTCCTCATCGTCCTCCTCCCCGCGTACATCGGAGCCCACGGTCGCGTCCCTGTCGAGCAGTACACCGGCCAACTCGCGGTGTTCGGCGTGGACCTGCTGGTCGTTACGCCGTCCCTGCTCGTCGGCTTCGTGCTCTCCGCGTTCGGCTTCTTCAACAGCTTCCTCCAGCCGTTCACGGGCCGCGCGTCGGACCGCGCGGGCAAGCGGAAGCTGTTCATCCTCGCCGGCCTGGCGCTCCTCGGCATCGCCTCCGGGAGTTACGCGCTGGTCTCCGACTACCGACTCGTCATCGTGTTGCGCGCGCTCCAGGGCATCGGCGCCGCGTTGACCATCCCGGCGACGGTCGCGCTCGTCAACGAACTCGCGACGACCGACACGCGGGGCAACAACTTCGGCGTGTTCAACACGTTCCGCCTCATCGGCTTCGGGTTCGGCCCGGTCGTCGCAGGGTTCGTGCTCACGCGCTACGGCTTCGACGCCGCCTTCGGGGTCGCCGTCGTCGGCGCGTTCCTCAGCTTCCTCCTCGTCAGCCTCCTCGTCTCCGACGCCGAGGAGACGGCGGCGAAAGCCGGCGAGGACCTCTCGATAGCCGTCCGGGGCGACCGCAGTCTGCTCGACCCCGTGTTCGCGCTCGGCGTCGCCACCGTCTTCATGGGTATCGCCATCTCGCTGTTCGCCACGCTCGAACCGATAATCAACGAGCGACTCGGCCAGGACAACGTGCTGTTCGGCCTGGAGTTCGGGACCGTCGTCATCGCGAACGTCCTGCTCCAGGTGCCCATCGGCCGGGCGAGCGACCGCTACGGTCGTCGCCCCTTCCTCGTCGGCGGGTTCGTCCTCCTGATTCCCGCGACGCTCGCCCAGGGGTACGCGCTCACGCCGGCGACGATGATCGTCTCCCGGTTCCTGCAGGGCGTCGCGGTCGCCGCGGTGTTCGCGCCGTCTCTCGCCGTCGCCGGCGACCTCGCGAGGGAGGGCGAGTCGGGGACGACGCTCTCCATCCTCACGATGGGGTTCGGCCTCGGCACCGCCATCGGACCGCTCGCGTCGGGGTTCCTCGTGCGCTT
Encoded proteins:
- a CDS encoding dihydrodipicolinate synthase (catalyzes the formation of dihydrodipicolinate from L-aspartate 4-semialdehyde and pyruvate in lysine and diaminopimelate biosynthesis); the protein is MELTTPLDGVFPAMTTPLTDDGSIDFDRLRDHTRRLVDGGVDGLVPVGTTGESATLTHDEHVEVVEAVADAADGDVPVIAGAGSNSTHEAVGLAGRSVDAGADALLLISPYYNRPEPEGMVAHYREIADRVDVPQILYNVPSRTGRTIEVDSAVELASHENVVGYKAASGDVGRVSQIVERTTDEEFSVLSGDDGLTLPIASVGGRGAISVTANVEPERVGDLVHSALDGDYETARRRHQELEPLNRALFAESNPIPVKAAQELRGHGPANYRSPLTQLSEQHWDPLREALEELEERELSV
- a CDS encoding SAM-dependent methlyltransferase, giving the protein MILLVRGDREFLVAPGEELHTDLGVVEVPENPASGDTVESHLGEPFTVRKLRGPDLFNHLERTGAPMMPKDIGLVVGHTGAAAGDRVLDAGTGTGVLAAYLGRLGADVVTYEQKAEFADVARENMELAEVADTVDVRTGDVTEHLDDLAGFDLLTLDTQNAPEVVASAPALLVSGGYVAAYSPFVENARETELAAREAGLADVETLETIQRRMDVDDRGSRPSTAGVGHTGYLLFARKP
- the nac gene encoding NagC family transcriptional regulator (forms a homodimer; contacts the emerging nascent polypeptide chain on the ribosome; similar to eukaryotic proteins); translation: MFGGGGMNPRKMKQMMEQMGIDVDEIDATEVVIKRADGTEIVFSDPDVTKMDARGQETYQIIGEPSEREGAADAAELESGDEDASEDDAGIPQGDVDIVSQRTGASEDEAREALEATDGDLAAAIDRLE
- a CDS encoding DNA-directed RNA polymerase subunit M; the protein is MEFCDECGSMMKADDGLWVCGSCANKQAKDPDASYVITEGQEETEIVDVSDAQDKGLPKTTVVCPSCENDKAHWYMQQIRSADESETRFFICTECEHRWREDDN
- a CDS encoding metallophosphoesterase, which gives rise to MLVLGDAHAETPDRRQSLFAAYRAADADVALQAGDLMYYDLPIPTYFIGGNNEDFDVVEALRHGRIESDDVSNAVLLHSTVETVDGLRVAGLSGNYAPTQFEKDRTMLRGDRRRHFVRNDVERAKELEDVDVFLAHEAPHGLPVTEEYDVGCKYIDELLDALDPDLCLVGHHHEHAESTYGDTRVISLAPAWNSYYRLDPDTLSVSRHDTPSA
- a CDS encoding PUA domain containing protein, yielding MQDADVESLRTVANYQFGAGAGAALFPEDGRLEVRRSSTGRPQQVARGDGSRLVSVGLDGRFTLGTAGGQRLVDALAHPVARVVVGDDSEPFVREGKNVFAKFVQAVDPAVRADDEVAVVHESGRLLAVGRAELDAQSMLDFRTGMAVMVRSGVDPE
- a CDS encoding MFS transporter, which produces MALFDTDRRVLVLALARMADAVGNSFLIVLLPAYIGAHGRVPVEQYTGQLAVFGVDLLVVTPSLLVGFVLSAFGFFNSFLQPFTGRASDRAGKRKLFILAGLALLGIASGSYALVSDYRLVIVLRALQGIGAALTIPATVALVNELATTDTRGNNFGVFNTFRLIGFGFGPVVAGFVLTRYGFDAAFGVAVVGAFLSFLLVSLLVSDAEETAAKAGEDLSIAVRGDRSLLDPVFALGVATVFMGIAISLFATLEPIINERLGQDNVLFGLEFGTVVIANVLLQVPIGRASDRYGRRPFLVGGFVLLIPATLAQGYALTPATMIVSRFLQGVAVAAVFAPSLAVAGDLAREGESGTTLSILTMGFGLGTAIGPLASGFLVRFGFVVPFAVGASLAAVALVVVYSQVQETLTDPQPIRAVPGD